A single region of the Brassica rapa cultivar Chiifu-401-42 chromosome A03, CAAS_Brap_v3.01, whole genome shotgun sequence genome encodes:
- the LOC103858995 gene encoding late embryogenesis abundant protein At5g17165 yields the protein MATRSKSFQLITGLKKHLVDSIFPRATASAPFTSSRSYSSAYDKNVEDELQASAVPDDVIKPESEKYWSPHPQTGVFGPSTTEHSPSGEAARQDSAVLEETAWFRPTSLEDSDKSHHV from the exons ATGGCAACCAGATCAAAGAGTTTTCAGTTGATCACCGGCTTAAAGAAGCACCTCGTTGACAGCATCTTCCCACGCGCCACCGCGTCTGCTCCCTTCACTTCAAG CAGGAGTTACTCCTCGGCGTATGACAAGAACGTGGAGGATGAATTGCAGGCAAGTGCAGTTCCGGATGATGTCATAAAGCCAGAGTCTGAGAAATATTGGTCTCCTCATCCTCAAACCGGAGTCTTTGGCCCCTCCACGACTGAGCACAGTCCATCAGGGGAGGCTGCTCGGCAAGACTCGGCTGTGCTAGAGGAGACTGCTTGGTTTCGTCCCACAAGTCTAGAGGACTCGGACAAGTCTCACCATGTTTAA
- the LOC103858996 gene encoding uncharacterized protein LOC103858996: MALEWVVLGYAAAAEAIMVILLTMPGLDGLRKGLVAVTRNLLKPFLSIVPLCLFLLMDIYWKYETMPSCDGDSCTPSEHLRHQKSMMKSQRNALLIAAALVFYWILYSVTHLVVKIEQLNQRIERLKSKD; encoded by the coding sequence ATGGCTCTCGAATGGGTTGTGTTAGGCTACGCCGCGGCGGCTGAAGCTATCATGGTTATCCTTCTGACGATGCCGGGGCTCGACGGACTCCGCAAAGGATTGGTCGCCGTCACGCGTAATCTCCTGAAACCGTTTCTATCGATAGTCCCTCTCTGCCTCTTCCTGTTGATGGACATCTACTGGAAGTACGAGACGATGCCTTCGTGCGACGGAGACTCCTGCACGCCGTCGGAGCACCTCCGTCACCAGAAATCGATGATGAAGTCCCAGCGAAACGCGCTTCTCATCGCGGCTGCGCTTGTGTTCTATTGGATACTCTACTCTGTTACTCATTTGGTGGTTAAGATCGAGCAGCTTAACCAGCGGATCGAGAGGCTCAAGAGCAAggattga